A genomic stretch from Suncus etruscus isolate mSunEtr1 chromosome 17, mSunEtr1.pri.cur, whole genome shotgun sequence includes:
- the C17H10orf95 gene encoding uncharacterized protein C10orf95 homolog, with translation MFSYGLASAEGIWSSMQPVTYTYLPAPWLLPPIQAHNFCSRPQSMNPGEPREFHYFHTPTAPQSWWAYPQAYANSMHPPFPMPGYQGPALPGPTLAGRPESRAPWPEGSSLQAELRWGRVERVVGPRLELPDFVQRDLRRVYGTYPHTDARVTFRGGEFLVQAVPRAGEHEYRVGRRVVPAPASRDTRDSSPATGAMQKEQGRQKKKRGLS, from the coding sequence ATGTTCTCATACGGTCTGGCCTCGGCGGAGGGCATCTGGTCCTCAATGCAGCCGGTCACCTACACCTACCTGCCTGCGCCCTGGTTGCTGCCTCCCATCCAGGCCCACAACTTTTGCAGCCGGCCACAGAGCATGAACCCTGGGGAGCCAAGAGAATTCCACTACTTCCACACCCCAACAGCCCCACAGTCCTGGTGGGCCTACCCACAGGCCTATGCCAATTCCATGCACCCTCCTTTCCCCATGCCAGGTTACCAGGGGCCGGCACTGCCCGGTCCCACTTTGGCGGGGAGGCCCGAGAGTCGGGCGCCTTGGCCCGAGGGCAGCAGCTTGCAGGCCGAGCTGCGCTGGGGACGCGTGGAGCGCGTGGTGGGCCCGCGCCTCGAATTGCCCGACTTCGTGCAGCGGGACCTGCGACGCGTGTACGGCACGTACCCGCACACCGACGCACGTGTCACCTTCCGTGGCGGCGAGTTCTTGGTGCAGGCGGTGCCGCGGGCCGGCGAGCACGAATACCGCGTGGGCAGGCGCGTGGTGCCTGCGCCAGCCAGCAGGGACACCCGCGACAGCAGCCCGGCCACTGGGGCGATGCAGAAGGAGCAAGGCCgccagaagaagaagagaggCCTGAGCTGA
- the MFSD13A gene encoding transmembrane protein 180, translating to MAAVGLGGLQAWLLGLPTALIYGSLALFISILHNVFLLYYVDTFVSVYKINKVAFWVGEAVFLLWNSLNDPLFGWLSDRRFLSSQTRSGSRLSSRAVVLARVRALGWHGPLLALSFLAFWVPWAPAGLQFLLCLCLYDGFLTLVDLHHHALLADLAVSAHGRTHLNFYCSLFSAAGSFSVFASYAFWNKEDFSSFRAFCVALAAGSGLGFVGATQLLQQRVEVTTREPACPALAEDGSLCGEQLLVGGEETDSITLRQYLRQLARHRNFLWFVSMDLVQVFHCHFNSNFFPLFLEHLLADHISLSMGSFLLGISYVAPHLNNLYFLSLCRRWGTYTVVRGLFLLKLGLSLFMLLAGPDQPGLLCLFIASNRVFTEGTCKLLNLVVTDLVDEDLVLNRRKQAASALLFGMVALVTKPGQTFAPLLGTWLLCFYTGHDLFQQPLLAPVGSAQPWPEPQALSPVQAPSLRQGCFYLLVLVPITCALLQLFTWSRFTLHGSRLHMVKAQRQSLAQAQALDVKTV from the exons ATGGCAGCAGTGGGGCTGGGTGGGCTCCAGGCCTGGCTGCTGGGCCTGCCCACAGCCCTGATCTATGGCTCCCTGGCTCTCTTCATTTCCATCCTGCACAATGTGTTCCTGCTCTACTATGTGGACACCTTTGTCTCTGTATACAAGATCAACAAAGTGGCCTTCTGGGTTGGAGAG GCTGTGTTTCTTCTCTGGAATAGCCTCAACGATCCCCTCTTCGGCTGGCTGAGTGACAGGCGGTTCCTCAGCTCTCAGACCCG GTCGGGCTCCCGGCTCTCCTCCAGGGCTGTCGTGTTGGCCCGGGTGCGTGCGCTGGGCTGGCATGGGCCACTGCTGGCACTCTCCTTCCTGGCCTTTTGGGTGCCCTGGGCCCCCGCGGGCCTACAGTTCTTGCTCTGCCTGTGCCTCTATGATGGCTTCCTGACCCTCGTGGACCTGCACCACCACGCCTTGCTGGCTGACCTGGCCGTCTCAGCCCACGGCCGCACCCACCTCAACTTCTACTGCTCCCTCTTCAGTGCGGCTGGCTCCTTCTCAGTCTTTGCCTCCTATGCCTTCTGGAACAAGGAGGACTTTTCTTCCTTCCGTGCCTTCTGTGTGGCACTGGCTGCCGGCTCTGGGCTGGGCTTTGTGGGGGCCACTCAGTTGCTGCAGCAACGGGTAGAGGTCACCACCAGGGAGCCAGCCTGCCCTGCTCTGGCTGAGGATGGCAG CCTGTGTGGAGAGCAGCTGCTTGTGGGTGGCGAGGAGACAGACAGCATCACCTTGCGCCAGTACTTGCGACAGCTGGCACGCCACCGCAACTTCCTGTGGTTCGTGAGCATGGACCTGGTGCAG GTGTTTCACTGTCACTTCAACAGCAACTTCTTCCCCCTCTTCCTGGAGCACCTGTTGGCTGACCACATCTCCCTCTCCATGGGCTCTTTCCTGTTGG GCATCTCCTATGTTGCTCCCCACCTGAACAACCTGTATTTCCTGTCCCTATGCCGCCGCTGGGGCACATACACCGTGGTGCGGGGCCTCTTCCTTCTCAAGCTGGGCCTGAGCCTGTTCATGCTTTTGGCTGGCCCGGACCAGCCCGGCCTACTCTGCCTCTTCATTGCCAG CAACCGCGTGTTCACGGAGGGAACCTGCAAGCTGTTGAATTTGGTGGTCACAGACCTGGTGGACGAGGACCTTGTGCTAAACCGCCGCAAGCAGGCCGCCTCAGCACTCCTCTTTGGCATGGTAGCATTGGTGACCAAGCCAGGCCAGACCTTTGCCCCACTACTGGGCACCTGGCTGCTGTGTTTTTACACAG GTCACGATCTCTTCCAGCAGCCTCTGCTGGCTCCTGTCGGAAGTGCCCAGCCTTGGCCAGAGCCTCAGGCTCTGTCCCCAGTGCAGGCCCCTTCACTCCGCCAGGGTTGCTTCTACCTGCTGGTGCTGGTGCCCATCACCTGCGCCCTGCTGCAGCTCTTCACCTGGTCCCGGTTCACACTGCACGGGAGCCGCCTGCACATGGTCAAGGCCCAGCGCCAGAGCCTGGCTCAGGCCCAGGCCCTGGATGTGAAGACGGTGTGA